A genomic region of Blattabacterium cuenoti contains the following coding sequences:
- the fabG gene encoding 3-oxoacyl-[acyl-carrier-protein] reductase, whose translation MKLLNRKIAIVTGGSGDIGQSIVKTFVKHGAYVIFTYFSSKTYAKKLVKELGNSVEAYEIDLKDLNSSQTFVQTVIEKYGCIDILVNNAGIIKDNFLFRMSEKNWDTVIRTNIYSVFHMTKFVMFPMIKQKNGSIINMSSVIGITGNHGQANYAASKAGIIGFTKSIAKELGKKNIRCNAIAPGYISTKMNSYFSPKKKENWIKNIPLKRPGIPQDVANCTLFLASDLSNYITGSVLNVNGGLI comes from the coding sequence ATGAAACTTCTAAATAGAAAAATAGCCATAGTTACAGGTGGTTCAGGAGATATAGGACAATCTATAGTAAAAACATTTGTAAAACATGGAGCCTATGTTATTTTTACATACTTTTCATCAAAAACATACGCTAAAAAATTAGTTAAAGAATTAGGAAATTCTGTAGAAGCTTACGAAATAGACCTAAAAGATTTAAATTCTTCTCAAACATTTGTTCAAACAGTTATAGAAAAATACGGATGTATAGATATATTAGTCAATAATGCTGGAATTATAAAAGATAATTTTTTATTTAGAATGTCTGAAAAAAATTGGGATACAGTTATTCGTACAAATATTTATTCTGTTTTTCATATGACTAAATTTGTTATGTTTCCTATGATTAAACAAAAAAATGGAAGCATCATTAATATGAGTTCCGTGATCGGAATAACAGGGAACCATGGACAAGCAAATTATGCAGCATCTAAAGCTGGAATTATTGGATTTACTAAATCTATAGCTAAGGAATTAGGAAAAAAAAATATACGTTGTAATGCCATCGCTCCTGGATATATTTCTACAAAAATGAATTCTTATTTTTCTCCCAAAAAAAAAGAAAATTGGATAAAGAACATTCCATTAAAAAGACCGGGGATCCCTCAAGATGTAGCTAATTGTACTCTATTTCTAGCATCGGATTTATCTAATTACATAACTGGATCTGTTTTAAATGTTAACGGTGGATTAATTTAA
- the menD gene encoding 2-succinyl-5-enolpyruvyl-6-hydroxy-3-cyclohexene-1-carboxylic-acid synthase, translated as MYSNKKIVQSLGEILKAKSISHIIISPGSRNAPIIIHFTQHRYFKTYSIVDERCAGFFALGIAQKINKPVVLSCTSGSAVVNYYPSVTEAFYQNIPLIFITADRPKEIINTLEGQTIHQENIFQNHVESSIQLTEDETQLGLWYNDRLINESINKCIEKKKPIHINIPFSEPLYETTNLLHVKPKIINTFPVKNCIEKPKYYRKEKHIWKKSKKKMILLGLYNTGKKLEKILNKLSIDPSIVIFTETTSHVYGKIFFSCIDQLLFSMKYPEWIKLRPHILLTIGGNIISKKIKFFLRQNPPKYHWHIGENNSKNYPDTYYRLTTYWPIKPEIFFKIFHLSSLKNLESSDYRYKWEKLRKYRRKKNDSFFKKEKSFSDLKVLFCVFKSIPNHSVLQLGNSTIIRYYQLFDDNKKYSINSYCNRGTSGIEGSVSTAIGYAVSSKKKVTLIIGDISFFYDSNALWNNYTPNNFRLILINNGGGNIFRSISEYEIPEKILNFFETKHFFTAEKICEMHNWKYERVSNKFSLKKSLDIFWNKSDVPCLLEIDTQKSNNAKILKKYLSYLS; from the coding sequence ATGTATTCAAATAAAAAAATTGTACAAAGTTTAGGAGAAATCCTGAAAGCTAAATCCATATCTCATATCATAATCTCTCCAGGTTCTAGAAATGCTCCAATAATTATCCACTTTACACAACATAGATACTTTAAAACTTATAGTATTGTAGATGAACGCTGTGCTGGTTTTTTTGCTTTAGGAATCGCTCAAAAAATAAATAAGCCTGTAGTTCTTAGTTGTACTTCTGGATCTGCTGTAGTTAACTATTATCCTTCAGTTACAGAAGCTTTTTATCAAAATATTCCACTTATTTTTATTACAGCAGATCGTCCTAAAGAAATTATAAATACTCTAGAAGGACAAACTATTCATCAAGAAAATATTTTTCAAAACCATGTAGAATCATCTATTCAATTAACAGAAGATGAAACCCAATTAGGATTATGGTATAACGACAGATTAATCAATGAATCTATTAATAAATGTATTGAAAAAAAAAAACCTATACATATTAATATCCCTTTTTCAGAACCTCTTTATGAAACCACTAATCTTTTACACGTAAAACCTAAAATAATCAATACTTTTCCTGTAAAAAATTGTATTGAAAAACCTAAATATTATCGAAAAGAAAAACATATATGGAAAAAATCTAAAAAAAAAATGATTTTATTAGGTTTATATAATACAGGAAAAAAATTAGAAAAAATTTTAAATAAATTAAGTATAGACCCTTCCATAGTTATTTTTACGGAAACAACATCTCATGTATACGGAAAAATTTTTTTTTCCTGTATAGATCAACTGCTTTTCAGTATGAAATATCCAGAATGGATAAAGTTAAGACCTCACATTTTATTAACTATTGGTGGAAATATTATATCCAAAAAGATCAAGTTCTTTTTAAGACAGAATCCTCCCAAGTATCATTGGCACATAGGAGAAAATAATAGCAAAAATTATCCAGATACCTATTATCGATTAACTACCTATTGGCCTATAAAACCAGAAATTTTTTTCAAAATATTCCATTTATCCAGTTTAAAAAATTTAGAATCATCGGATTATCGATATAAATGGGAAAAATTGAGAAAATATAGAAGAAAAAAAAATGACTCTTTTTTTAAAAAGGAGAAAAGTTTTTCAGATCTAAAAGTTTTATTTTGTGTATTTAAATCTATTCCTAATCATTCCGTTTTACAATTAGGAAATAGTACTATAATAAGATATTATCAACTTTTTGATGATAATAAAAAATATTCAATAAATTCTTATTGTAATAGAGGTACTTCTGGGATAGAAGGAAGTGTTTCTACTGCTATAGGTTATGCTGTCAGTAGCAAGAAAAAGGTAACTTTAATTATTGGAGACATAAGTTTTTTTTATGATAGTAATGCATTATGGAATAATTATACTCCAAATAATTTTCGCCTTATACTTATTAACAATGGTGGGGGAAATATTTTTAGATCTATTTCAGAATATGAAATACCTGAAAAAATATTAAATTTTTTTGAAACAAAACATTTTTTTACTGCAGAAAAAATTTGTGAAATGCATAATTGGAAATATGAAAGAGTATCAAATAAATTCTCTTTGAAAAAGAGTTTAGATATTTTTTGGAATAAATCGGATGTTCCTTGTTTATTAGAAATAGACACTCAAAAATCTAATAATGCAAAAATATTGAAAAAATATTTATCCTATCTTTCTTGA
- a CDS encoding SanA/YdcF family protein, translating to MWSIRKSYDNIEKIPYNTFGVVLGTSKYLHGGGLNAYFKYRMDAACFLFYHKKIRYIIVSGDNREKNYNEPKMMKKELISKGIPAYFIYEDFSGISTIHSVLRVYKVFNQKKFTIISQRFHNERAIFIGNCLGLDVIGFNAKSLSFDCKTQFRELLARIKAIWDIFLSLKKSRKIG from the coding sequence TTGTGGTCTATAAGAAAAAGCTATGATAATATTGAAAAAATTCCATATAATACATTTGGAGTGGTTTTAGGGACTTCTAAGTATTTACACGGGGGGGGATTGAACGCTTATTTCAAATATAGGATGGACGCCGCTTGTTTTCTGTTTTATCATAAAAAAATCCGTTATATTATCGTGAGTGGAGATAATAGAGAAAAGAATTATAATGAACCAAAAATGATGAAAAAGGAATTAATAAGTAAGGGGATACCTGCTTATTTTATATATGAAGATTTTTCTGGAATCAGCACGATACATTCTGTATTAAGAGTATACAAAGTTTTTAATCAAAAAAAGTTTACTATAATTTCTCAAAGATTTCATAATGAAAGAGCCATATTCATTGGAAATTGTTTAGGTTTAGATGTTATAGGTTTTAACGCAAAAAGTCTCTCTTTTGACTGTAAAACACAATTTCGAGAACTTTTAGCTAGAATAAAAGCTATATGGGATATTTTTTTATCTTTAAAAAAATCAAGAAAGATAGGATAA
- the secA gene encoding preprotein translocase subunit SecA — translation MSFFKKILKSLLGNKNDRDLQEMKKLIIHIKEEEKKISFLSDDELRNRTQEFQIIIKESTKEFYEKEKFFLKKIKEKSYSISTLEEIYLRIEKLQRECYKTEQKVLMNLLPKAFAVIKETAKRFKEKKQLIVKSTLFDEELSKKKSYVLLQNNRAIWKNEWDAYGKSIIWDMVHYDVQLMGGIVLHQGKIAEMATGEGKTFVATLSAYLNALSGRGVHIVTVNNYLSKRDANWMAPLMEFHGLRVDCIDNYPSGYMRKKAYQADITYGTNNEFGFDYLRDNMACSKEELVQRNLNYAIIDEIDSVLIDEARTPLVISGPVHPHKDNKEEFKLLKDKVENIVNQQNIEVTKFFQESKNLIKSGEKKLGGFKLLQAYRGLPKKRSLIKFLSEDKIRLLLQKTESQYLQDNGREMHQVDKDLYFVIDEKNNTVELTDKGIEFLSKNVEDVGFFILPDINVEITELENKNYSKEKETKEKEKLLKNFTVKLQRIHTVNQLLKAYTLFEIDIDYVVMDGKVKIVDEQTGRIMEGRRYSDGLHQAIEAKEKVKIESSSQTFATITLQNYFRMYKKISGMTGTAETEAGEFWHIYKLDVVVIPTHKTMQRRDLQDLVFKTQREKYNAIIEKIIHLSKYEKRPVLVGTTSVEVSEFLSRALKFRKIVHNVLNAKLHDKEAEIIEKAGLPGSVTIATNMAGRGTDIKLSKEVIKYGGLAVLGTERHDSRRVDNQLRGRSGRQGDPGSSQFYVSLEDNLIRLFLDSERLSKLMDRFGHKEGDIIQHPLLTKSIERAQKKIEDNNFSIRKRLLDYDDVINKQREFIYKKRINALCGEELSLDISNMIYVLLDNMILVNKSLNDFKNLEYEFIQIFGLEFPIKESDFFSYKERDCINYLHDLIINFYEKKKERMIFKEIIPVISNIIGKGEADYQIQVMFTDGINNIISASNLKEIYDSRGLSLLSIFEKKTILCFLDEKWKEHLREMDSLRYSVQNAVFEQKDPLIVYKQNAFNLFQERVYEINKQVISFLLKSTIMTSDILCIPNHHRMIDPFLKVKNGKKLGRNNRINIRHLITGETKNIKFKQVDFFLEKGEWVIEDDLF, via the coding sequence ATGAGTTTTTTTAAAAAAATATTAAAAAGTTTATTAGGAAATAAAAATGATAGAGATCTTCAAGAAATGAAAAAATTAATCATTCATATAAAAGAAGAAGAGAAAAAAATATCGTTTTTATCAGATGATGAATTAAGGAATCGTACTCAAGAATTTCAAATAATCATAAAAGAATCTACAAAAGAATTTTATGAAAAGGAAAAATTTTTTCTAAAAAAAATAAAGGAAAAATCTTATTCTATAAGCACTTTAGAGGAAATTTACTTGAGAATAGAAAAACTGCAAAGAGAATGTTATAAAACTGAACAAAAAGTTTTAATGAATCTTTTACCGAAAGCTTTTGCAGTTATTAAGGAAACTGCCAAACGTTTTAAAGAAAAAAAGCAACTTATAGTCAAGTCGACTCTTTTTGACGAAGAATTGTCTAAAAAAAAATCTTATGTTTTATTGCAAAATAATAGGGCGATTTGGAAGAATGAATGGGATGCATATGGAAAATCTATCATATGGGATATGGTTCATTATGATGTTCAATTAATGGGAGGAATAGTTTTACATCAAGGAAAAATAGCGGAAATGGCAACTGGAGAAGGAAAAACATTTGTGGCTACTTTATCTGCTTATTTAAATGCTCTATCTGGAAGGGGTGTTCACATTGTTACAGTAAACAATTATTTATCTAAAAGAGATGCAAATTGGATGGCTCCTTTAATGGAATTTCATGGATTAAGAGTCGACTGTATTGATAATTATCCATCTGGATATATGCGTAAAAAAGCTTATCAAGCGGATATCACTTATGGAACAAACAATGAATTTGGTTTTGATTATTTACGTGATAATATGGCCTGTTCTAAAGAAGAATTAGTTCAAAGGAATTTGAATTATGCTATTATAGATGAAATTGATTCTGTTTTAATAGATGAAGCGCGTACTCCTTTAGTAATATCAGGACCAGTTCATCCTCATAAAGATAATAAAGAGGAATTTAAATTATTAAAAGATAAAGTAGAAAACATTGTTAATCAACAAAATATAGAAGTTACAAAATTTTTTCAAGAATCTAAAAATTTGATTAAATCTGGAGAAAAAAAATTAGGTGGATTTAAACTTCTTCAGGCTTACCGTGGTTTGCCAAAGAAAAGATCCTTGATTAAATTCTTAAGTGAAGATAAAATACGTTTGCTTTTACAAAAAACAGAAAGTCAATATTTACAAGATAATGGGAGAGAAATGCATCAAGTAGATAAAGATCTTTATTTTGTTATTGATGAAAAAAATAATACTGTAGAATTAACAGACAAAGGAATTGAATTCTTATCTAAAAATGTAGAAGATGTAGGTTTTTTTATTTTACCTGACATTAATGTGGAAATTACTGAATTAGAGAATAAAAATTACTCAAAAGAAAAAGAAACAAAAGAAAAAGAAAAACTTTTAAAAAATTTTACTGTAAAATTACAACGTATACATACTGTTAATCAACTTCTTAAAGCTTATACTTTATTTGAAATAGATATAGATTATGTAGTTATGGATGGAAAAGTGAAAATAGTTGATGAACAAACTGGTCGTATTATGGAAGGAAGACGTTATTCAGATGGTCTTCATCAAGCTATTGAAGCTAAAGAAAAAGTGAAAATAGAATCTTCTAGTCAAACCTTTGCTACCATCACTTTACAAAATTATTTTAGAATGTATAAAAAAATTTCTGGAATGACTGGAACTGCAGAAACAGAAGCTGGAGAATTTTGGCATATTTATAAATTAGATGTAGTAGTCATTCCTACACATAAGACTATGCAAAGACGGGATTTACAAGATCTAGTTTTCAAAACACAACGTGAAAAGTATAACGCTATTATAGAAAAAATTATTCATTTATCTAAATATGAAAAACGTCCTGTTCTTGTTGGAACAACTTCTGTTGAAGTTTCTGAATTTCTTAGCAGAGCTTTGAAATTTAGAAAAATTGTACATAATGTTTTAAATGCTAAATTACATGATAAAGAAGCGGAGATTATAGAAAAAGCTGGCCTACCTGGATCCGTAACTATAGCAACCAATATGGCGGGTAGAGGAACGGATATAAAGCTATCCAAAGAAGTCATAAAATATGGAGGTTTAGCTGTTTTAGGTACGGAAAGACATGATTCTAGAAGGGTAGATAATCAATTAAGAGGACGTTCTGGACGTCAAGGAGATCCAGGAAGTTCTCAGTTTTATGTATCGTTAGAAGATAATTTAATTCGTTTGTTCCTTGATTCAGAAAGACTTTCTAAATTAATGGATCGTTTTGGACACAAAGAAGGAGATATCATTCAACATCCTTTATTAACAAAATCTATAGAAAGAGCACAAAAAAAAATAGAAGATAATAACTTTAGTATACGTAAACGTTTGCTAGATTATGATGATGTAATTAATAAACAACGAGAATTTATTTATAAAAAACGTATAAATGCTTTATGTGGAGAAGAGTTAAGTTTAGATATTTCCAATATGATCTATGTTTTATTAGATAATATGATATTGGTAAACAAATCTTTGAATGATTTTAAAAATTTGGAATATGAATTCATCCAAATTTTTGGACTAGAGTTTCCTATAAAAGAGAGTGATTTTTTTTCTTATAAAGAACGTGATTGTATCAATTATCTTCATGATCTTATTATAAATTTTTATGAGAAAAAAAAAGAAAGAATGATCTTTAAAGAAATTATTCCTGTTATATCTAATATAATAGGAAAGGGAGAAGCTGATTATCAAATTCAAGTTATGTTTACGGATGGCATTAATAATATTATTTCTGCATCTAACTTAAAAGAAATTTATGATAGTCGTGGATTATCGTTATTATCTATATTTGAAAAAAAAACTATATTGTGTTTTTTAGATGAGAAATGGAAAGAACATTTACGAGAAATGGATAGTTTGCGATATTCAGTGCAAAATGCCGTTTTTGAACAAAAAGATCCTCTGATTGTTTATAAGCAGAATGCTTTTAATTTATTTCAAGAAAGAGTTTATGAAATTAATAAACAGGTAATTTCTTTTTTGTTAAAGTCTACTATAATGACAAGTGATATTTTATGTATTCCAAATCATCATAGAATGATAGATCCTTTTTTAAAGGTAAAAAATGGGAAAAAATTAGGAAGAAATAATAGAATTAATATCCGTCATCTAATTACAGGAGAAACTAAAAACATAAAATTTAAACAAGTGGATTTTTTTTTAGAAAAGGGAGAATGGGTCATAGAAGACGATCTTTTTTAG
- a CDS encoding DUF2795 domain-containing protein has product MYWTLELASHLEDAPWPATKEELIDFAIRTGAPLEVVENLQQLENGEGEVFESIEDIWADYPRDDEDFYWNRDEYEL; this is encoded by the coding sequence ATGTATTGGACTTTAGAATTAGCTTCTCATTTAGAAGATGCTCCTTGGCCGGCAACAAAAGAGGAATTAATCGATTTCGCTATTCGTACTGGTGCTCCATTAGAAGTGGTGGAAAATCTTCAGCAATTAGAAAATGGAGAAGGAGAAGTTTTTGAATCTATAGAAGATATATGGGCAGATTATCCACGTGATGACGAAGATTTTTATTGGAATAGAGATGAATATGAACTTTAA
- the fmt gene encoding methionyl-tRNA formyltransferase, with amino-acid sequence MKKFPRIVFIGSTPFSFFSLKELYTRKYNIVGIITAPDPPFSKRKKNSFPVKEYALENHIPLLQPKNLLDSSFLRNFTMWKADIQIVVSFRLLPREIWSHPKMGTFNLHASLLPQYKGPAPINWAIINGEKKTGLTTFFISNQVDSGNILLQKEIEVKGDETAGELENKLKKISGSIVRKTLEGILQKTIKPIPQKIISSSSLKYAPKISSINCKIHWKVSSIDDIYNKIRGLSPYPSAWTTLFFKENRFVRFKIFLVKKIRKTHNFPIGSVIISSCEMKISVKEGFISVIEGQIEGKKKMNIKNLINGIKIRKNLFVR; translated from the coding sequence ATGAAAAAGTTTCCTAGAATTGTATTTATAGGTTCAACTCCTTTTTCTTTTTTCTCTTTGAAAGAATTATATACTCGAAAATATAATATCGTAGGAATAATAACGGCTCCTGATCCTCCATTTTCTAAAAGAAAAAAAAATTCTTTTCCTGTCAAAGAATACGCTTTAGAAAATCATATTCCTCTTTTACAACCAAAAAATCTTTTGGATTCTTCTTTCTTAAGAAATTTCACGATGTGGAAAGCGGATATACAAATTGTTGTTTCTTTTCGTCTTTTACCTAGAGAAATTTGGTCTCATCCAAAAATGGGAACTTTTAATTTACACGCCTCACTTCTTCCTCAATATAAAGGACCCGCTCCTATAAATTGGGCAATTATTAATGGAGAAAAGAAAACTGGATTAACTACTTTTTTTATTTCTAATCAAGTAGATTCTGGAAATATTCTTTTACAAAAAGAAATAGAGGTAAAAGGAGATGAAACAGCTGGAGAACTTGAAAATAAATTAAAAAAGATTAGTGGATCTATAGTTAGAAAAACATTAGAAGGAATTTTGCAAAAAACAATTAAACCTATTCCGCAAAAAATCATAAGTTCTTCATCATTAAAATATGCTCCAAAAATATCTTCTATAAATTGTAAAATTCATTGGAAAGTATCATCTATAGATGATATTTATAATAAGATAAGAGGATTGAGTCCTTATCCATCAGCATGGACTACCTTATTTTTTAAGGAAAATAGATTTGTAAGATTCAAGATTTTCTTGGTCAAGAAAATACGTAAAACACATAATTTTCCAATTGGATCAGTAATTATTTCTTCCTGCGAAATGAAAATTTCGGTAAAAGAAGGATTTATATCTGTTATTGAAGGACAAATAGAAGGGAAAAAAAAAATGAATATAAAAAATTTAATTAACGGAATAAAAATAAGAAAAAACCTTTTTGTTCGATAA
- a CDS encoding HU family DNA-binding protein, with amino-acid sequence MNKTELVNSISEKTGITKIKAKNVTDAFIETVIESLKKGDKVTLVGFGTFSVVERNPRNGINPRTGKKIHIPGKKVAKFKIGAELTNL; translated from the coding sequence ATGAACAAAACAGAATTGGTAAATTCAATATCTGAAAAAACAGGTATTACGAAAATAAAAGCAAAAAACGTTACGGATGCATTTATTGAAACGGTTATTGAATCCCTAAAAAAAGGAGATAAAGTTACCTTAGTTGGATTTGGAACATTTTCTGTTGTAGAAAGAAATCCCAGAAATGGGATAAATCCTAGAACAGGGAAAAAAATTCATATTCCAGGAAAAAAGGTAGCTAAGTTCAAAATAGGTGCAGAATTGACAAATTTGTAA
- the pdxH gene encoding pyridoxamine 5'-phosphate oxidase produces MISDLSNCRKIYQKNSLIETDAPLDPFRLFHKWFQEEKNIHNKANEEHNAMSISTIGKDGVPETRIVLLKMYSEEGFIFYTNYRSFKGRSIQNKPKACISFYWPNTERQIIIKGDVMKLSKNQSDEYFSRRPMENQVGCWASKQSTVIPSKQHLLIQYQKWSLFFKKNIIKRPFDWGGYIVKPYKMEFWQGQQNRLHDRLVYSLTKKTNKWNLYRLSP; encoded by the coding sequence ATGATTTCTGATTTAAGTAATTGTAGAAAAATTTATCAAAAAAATTCTTTGATAGAAACTGATGCGCCCTTAGATCCTTTCAGATTATTTCATAAATGGTTTCAAGAAGAAAAAAATATTCATAATAAAGCAAATGAAGAACATAATGCGATGTCTATCTCAACTATAGGAAAAGATGGGGTTCCTGAAACAAGGATTGTTTTGCTTAAAATGTATTCTGAAGAGGGTTTTATTTTTTACACAAATTATCGGAGTTTTAAAGGTCGATCCATTCAAAATAAACCAAAAGCATGTATATCTTTCTATTGGCCAAATACAGAAAGGCAAATTATTATTAAGGGAGATGTAATGAAATTATCAAAAAATCAATCAGATGAATATTTTTCTAGAAGACCCATGGAAAACCAAGTGGGATGTTGGGCCTCTAAACAAAGTACCGTTATTCCATCTAAACAACATTTATTGATTCAATATCAAAAGTGGAGTTTATTCTTTAAAAAAAATATAATAAAGCGTCCTTTTGATTGGGGAGGCTATATCGTAAAACCCTATAAAATGGAATTTTGGCAAGGACAACAGAATAGACTTCATGATAGATTGGTTTATAGTTTAACTAAAAAAACTAATAAATGGAATTTGTATAGATTATCTCCATGA
- the dnaN gene encoding DNA polymerase III subunit beta has translation MHFSVSSFSLLQELYFLHKIINTKYSLFKLKIFGKKLVIMVSDSENHLITTEIQVYVKKASEEKIAIHPKLMIEILKTFPNETIFIKKEKNTLNIYSKQGDYPIPIICHENKNRHHITIFSSMENFEKGNTLKITLFSKILLNILNKTLFAMGNEEIKPVMNGVFFRFSPNGATFVSTDTYKLVKYTLKNIRSNQYIEFIISRKSLRILQNILFNEKKSVTIEYKQIGMLKFSFETKTFLCGLINEKYPDYNSVIPKNKDISFIINRLFFLNSIKRISLFSKEETNFIRFNLSDNTLKIYEENTRISSFSKIRCKYIADYFRDESIIKMGFNSKFLIEILSSFKEDFVSFELYSSNRIGILKPFYSSKKEESILILIMSIIV, from the coding sequence ATGCACTTTTCCGTTTCTAGCTTTTCTCTTTTACAAGAATTATATTTTTTACATAAAATTATAAATACTAAATATTCTCTTTTTAAGTTAAAAATTTTTGGGAAAAAATTGGTGATCATGGTTTCTGATTCAGAAAATCATTTGATTACTACAGAGATACAAGTATATGTAAAAAAAGCATCCGAAGAAAAAATAGCTATTCATCCAAAATTAATGATAGAAATTTTAAAAACTTTTCCGAATGAAACTATTTTTATCAAAAAAGAAAAAAATACACTTAACATTTATTCCAAACAGGGAGATTACCCGATTCCTATTATCTGTCATGAAAATAAAAATAGGCATCATATAACTATTTTTTCCAGTATGGAAAATTTTGAAAAAGGTAATACTTTGAAAATTACTTTATTTTCCAAAATACTTTTAAATATCTTGAATAAAACTTTATTTGCTATGGGAAATGAAGAAATAAAACCTGTTATGAATGGAGTTTTTTTTCGATTCTCTCCAAACGGAGCTACTTTTGTATCCACAGATACTTATAAATTAGTCAAATATACCTTAAAAAATATTAGATCTAATCAGTACATAGAGTTTATTATTTCTAGAAAATCCCTTAGGATACTTCAAAATATTTTATTTAATGAAAAAAAAAGTGTGACAATTGAATACAAACAAATCGGAATGCTCAAATTTAGCTTTGAAACTAAAACTTTTCTATGTGGACTAATAAACGAAAAATATCCAGATTATAATTCTGTGATTCCTAAAAATAAAGATATATCATTTATTATTAATCGTCTTTTTTTTTTAAATTCTATTAAAAGAATATCTCTTTTTTCTAAAGAAGAAACAAATTTTATTCGATTTAATTTAAGTGATAATACATTAAAGATTTATGAAGAAAATACAAGAATTTCTAGTTTTTCAAAAATTCGATGTAAATATATTGCTGATTATTTTCGAGATGAGTCTATAATAAAAATGGGTTTTAATTCAAAATTTTTAATAGAAATCTTATCCTCTTTTAAGGAAGATTTTGTTAGTTTTGAATTATACAGTTCAAATAGAATAGGTATTTTAAAACCATTTTATTCTTCAAAAAAAGAAGAATCGATTTTAATATTGATTATGTCTATAATAGTATGA